One genomic region from Phragmites australis chromosome 1, lpPhrAust1.1, whole genome shotgun sequence encodes:
- the LOC133930806 gene encoding histone H2A.Z-specific chaperone CHZ1-like codes for MVHEKDFGQSYQRRTKARFDPQAQSDVPSQPPALEGSGSESGSGGGHCRIRKVTRKVRASHSSNIRIDETVQTVNVPRGSALPPRGGREIAGRGKRKAVASGLGAQDNEIEEDVKQQQERTVFPPLKLYRPYRAFLHSTSEEEVSEPEVFEKPWDWYDQAQATAVSTRTSHAQVRDDEEETEEEEEDLGGAEESSHDDDSDNGDGDEDYEEDNE; via the exons ATGGTTCATGAGAAGGATTTTGGTCAATCTTATCAAAGGAGGACAAAGGCTCGTTTTGATCCTCAAGCACAAAGCGACGTACCATCGCAGCCGCCTGCTTTAGAGGGCAGTGGTAGCGAGagtggcagtggtggtggccATTGTCGTATCCGTAAGGTCACTAGAAAGGTGCGGGCTTCACATTCAAGTAATATTCGCATTGATGAGACAGTTCAAACTGTCAATGTGCCTCGTGGTAGTGCTTTGCCACCTAGAGGAGGAAGGGAAATAGCAGGGAGAGGCAAACGAAAGGCAGTTGCATCTGGCTTAGGGGCACAAGATAATGAAATAGAAGAGGATGTGAAAcaacaacaagaaaggactGTTTTTCCACCGTTAAAGCTTTACAGACCCTATCGTGCATTTTTACATTCAA CTTCCGAGGAAGAAGTGAGTGAGCCTGAGGTTTTTGAGAAACCTTGGGATTGGTACGATCAAGCTCAAGCCACCGCTGTTAGCACCAGAACATCTCATGCTCAAGTTCgtgatgatgaggaagagactgaggaagaagaagaggacttGGGTGGTGCCGAGGAGAgctcacatgatgatgatagcgacaatggagatggagatgaggaCTATGAAGAGGACAACGAGTGA
- the LOC133904929 gene encoding beta-1,2-xylosyltransferase XYXT1-like has protein sequence MGMDGGGKLPYSYGCGHDTKLVKSFSRVEPRKFGIGLVAGFLLVTCAYFSTAKFDAIHIAMINPAAKNAIGMGSRVNAADVSKQQLDLGVQGQDALSKEGSKAEVLEKDGDKISSSGPDSGQNASLVGTKKDETFVGDDAGGGGVVLPPVSSEESTNSTQESGVLEDEELQVQDAVANPRKNSSSSNGSSLSVVPSDPATLPTPVQQIPPASTEVKGPAGQQIPSIPEVKQADSETPAREWKPLCDLTSNRRIDWCKLDGDVRVLGANASVTLVASPGANSRTFREESWRIKPYPRKADPNAMRHVRVLTVQSVAGEAPACTDRHDVPALVFSDRGYTGNYFHAYTDVILPLFLTARQYAGEVRLLVTDFQMWWLGKFLPVLKSISNYELIDLDSDPRVHCFRHVQVGLTSHDDFSIDPRRAPNGYSMLDFTKFMRTTYGLPRDVAVPAAGKRPRLLVIARARTRRFVNTEEIVRGAEKVGFEVVVSEGQHEVAPFAELANTCDAMVGVHGAGLTNMVFLPTGGVVIQVVPLGGLEFVAGYFRRPSRDMGLRYLEYRITPEESTLIEQYPRDHPIFTDPDGVKSKGWDSLKEAYLDKQDVRLDMKRFRPTLKKAIAHLRAKANSSNN, from the exons ATGGGGATGGACGGCGGCGGGAAGCTGCCGTACAGCTACGGCTGCGGCCACGACACCAAGCTGGTCAAGAGCTTCAGCCGCGTGGAGCCCCGCAAGTTCGGCATCGGCCTCGTCGCCGGATTCCTCCTCGTCACCTGCGCATACTTCTCCACCGCCAAGTTCGACGCCATCCACATCGCCATGA TAAATCCCGCTGCCAAGAATGCAATTGGGATGGGCTCGCGGGTGAACGCCGCCGACGTCTCCAAGCAGCAATTAG ATTTGGGCGTGCAAGGCCAAGACGCATTGTCGAAGGAAGGGAGCAAGGCCGAGGTACTCGAGAAAGACGGCGACAAGATTTCCTCTTCGGGTCCAG ATTCGGGTCAAAATGCATCACTGGTGGGCACGAAGAAAGATGAGACTTTTGTGGGAGATGACGCAGGTGGCGGTGGTGTGGTTCTTCCTCCCGTGTCATCAGAGGAATCCACGAACAGCACGCAAGAATCAG GTGTTCTTGAGGATGAGGAGCTGCAGGTGCAGGATGCTGTTGCCAATCCTCGCAAGAactccagcagcagcaatggCAGCTCCCTTTCCGTGGTTCCATCTGATCCTGCTACTCTCCCTACTCCTGTTCAGCAGATTCCTCCTGCTAGTACAGAGGTCAAGGGTCCTGCTGGTCAACAGATTCCATCAATTCCAGAGGTTAAGCAAGCAG ATTCGGAGACGCCGGCGCGGGAGTGGAAGCCACTGTGCGACCTCACGTCGAACCGCCGCATCGACTGGTGCAAGCTCGACGGCGACGTCCGCGTGCTCGGCGCCAACGCCAGCGTCACCCTGGTGGCGTCCCCCGGCGCGAACTCCCGCACCTTCCGCGAGGAGTCATGGCGAATCAAGCCGTACCCGCGCAAGGCCGACCCGAACGCGATGCGCCACGTCCGTGTGCTGACGGTGCAGTCGGTGGCGGGGGAGGCGCCGGCGTGCACGGACCGGCACGACGTGCCGGCGCTGGTGTTCTCGGACCGCGGGTACACGGGCAACTACTTCCACGCGTACACGGACGTGATCCTGCCGCTGTTCCTGACGGCGCGGCAGTACGCGGGCGAGGTGCGGCTGCTGGTGACGGACTTCCAGATGTGGTGGCTGGGCAAGTTCCTGCCGGTGTTGAAGAGCATCTCCAACTACGAGCTGATCGACCTGGACAGCGACCCGCGCGTGCACTGCTTCCGGCACGTCCAGGTCGGGCTGACCAGCCACGACGACTTCAGCATCGACCCGCGCCGCGCGCCCAACGGCTACTCCATGCTCGACTTCACCAAGTTCATGCGCACCACCTACGGGCTGCCGCGCGACGTCGCCGTGCCCGCGGCTGGCAAGCGGCCCAGGCTGCTGGTgatcgcgcgcgcgcgcacgcggCGGTTCGTGAACACGGAGGAGATCGTGCGCGGCGCGGAGAAGGTCGGGTTCGAGGTGGTGGTGTCGGAGGGGCAGCACGAGGTGGCGCCGTTCGCGGAGCTGGCCAACACGTGCGACGCCATGGTGGGCGTGCACGGGGCCGGGCTGACGAACATGGTGTTCCTGCCGACGGGCGGGGTGGTGATCCAGGTGGTGCCGCTGGGCGGGCTGGAGTTCGTGGCGGGGTACTTCCGCAGGCCGTCCAGGGACATGGGGCTGCGGTACCTGGAGTACCGCATCACGCCGGAGGAGAGCACGCTGATCGAGCAGTACCCGCGCGACCACCCGATCTTCACCGACCCCGACGGTGTCAAGAGCAAGGGCTGGGACTCGCTCAAGGAGGCCTACCTCGACAAGCAGGACGTCCGGCTCGACATGAAGAGGTTCCGGCCGACGCTCAAGAAGGCGATCGCACACCTCAGGGCCAAGGCCAACAGCAGCAACAACTGA
- the LOC133887449 gene encoding beta-1,2-xylosyltransferase XYXT1-like — MCWCEVKLGKRLKSWAQRHLNVGFVVGFLLLLVTCLVVSQQFVTSASNFVTTEAQRITDKQQIEKGQVVCDTEGPFSDSCEVDGHVRTNGTAVSVAIVPTLWSERREWRIRPYSRRTASGVKEVTVTQLQVQAAAPPCKVTHNVPAILFSLGGYTGNFWHDFSDVLVPLFVASRRYGGEVQFLISNINPWWLAKYETLLWRLSKYDAVDLDADVQVRCFPHVTVGLRMHKEFSIVPEWAPGVRLSMADFTRFLRETYALPRGAPVSLTREPDKKPRLLLIHRGHYRQFVNEQEIVRAAEAVGFEVVVMEPRGDARVDEQARTVNSFDVLLGMHGAGLTNAVFLPAGAVLIQVVPYGKLEPMARREFGEPAADMGLKYLDYSVTARESTLLEMLGPDHPVIRDPESVHRSGWDKVAEFYLGKQDVRIDVARFAPTLSQALHHLRQQ; from the exons ATGTGCTGGTGCGAGGTGAAGCTCGGGAAGAGACTGAAGAGCTGGGCGCAGAGGCACCTCAACGTCGGCTTCGTCGTCggcttcctcctcctgctcgtcACCTGCCTCGTCGTCTCGCAGCAGTTTGTGACCAGCGCCTCAAACT TTGTCACTACGGAAGCACAACGGATCACGGATAAGCAGCAGATTG AGAAGGGACAGGTGGTGTGCGACACGGAGGGCCCCTTCTCCGACTCCTGTGAAGTCGACGGCCACGTGCGCACCAACGGCACAGCCGTGTCGGTGGCCATCGTCCCCACGCTATGGTCGGAGCGCCGGGAGTGGAGGATCCGGCCGTACTCGCGCAGGACCGCGTCCGGCGTCAAGGAGGTCACCGTGACGCAGCTGCAGGTCCAGGCCGCCGCCCCGCCGTGCAAAGTGACCCACAACGTGCCAGCCATCTTGTTCTCGCTCGGCGGGTACACAGGGAACTTCTGGCACGACTTCAGCGATGTGCTGGTGCCGCTGTTCGTGGCGTCGCGGCGGTACGGCGGCGAGGTCCAGTTCCTGATCAGCAACATCAACCCGTGGTGGCTGGCTAAGTACGAGACCCTCCTGTGGCGGCTGTCCAAGTACGACGCCGTGGACCTGGACGCCGACGTGCAGGTGCGGTGCTTCCCGCATGTCACCGTGGGGCTCCGCATGCACAAGGAATTCAGCATTGTTCCCGAATGGGCGCCGGGGGTCCGCCTTTCCATGGCCGACTTCACACGGTTCCTTCGCGAGACGTACGCGCTCCCACGTGGCGCGCCGGTGAGCCTGACGCGGGAGCCGGACAAGAAGCCGCGTCTGCTGCTGATCCACCGGGGCCACTATCGCCAGTTTGTAAACGAGCAGGAGATCGTGCGGGCAGCAGAGGCGGTGGGGTTCGAGGTAGTCGTGATGGAGCCACGAGGTGACGCGCGCGTCGATGAGCAGGCGCGAACGGTGAACTCGTTCGACGTGCTGCTGGGCATGCACGGCGCGGGGCTGACGAACGCGGTGTTCCTGCCGGCGGGCGCGGTGCTGATCCAGGTGGTGCCATACGGGAAGCTGGAGCCCATGGCGAGGAGGGAGTTCGGCGAGCCGGCGGCAGACATGGGGCTGAAGTACCTTGACTACAGCGTGACCGCGAGGGAGAGCACGCTGCTGGAGATGCTGGGACCCGACCACCCGGTGATCCGTGACCCAGAGTCCGTGCACCGCAGCGGCTGGGACAAGGTTGCCGAGTTCTACCTCGGCAAGCAGGACGTCCGCATCGACGTCGCCCGCTTTGCGCCCACGCTCTCGCAGGCGCTACACCACCTACGCCAGCAGTAG